Part of the Paenibacillus aurantius genome, GAAAATTCTGTACAATGCCTTCAACACGATTCAAGAGCGTACAGGCAAGGATCCGATGGAAGTTTTCGAACAAGCCATCAAGAACATTATGCCGGTATTGGAAGTTAAAGCTCGTCGTGTAGGTGGTGCCAACTATCAGGTGCCAATCGAAGTTAAACCGGAACGCCGCACATCCTTGGGATTGCGTTGGTTGGTTAACTACTCCCGCCTGCGCGGTGAGAAAACGATGGAAGAAAGACTCGCTTCCGAGATTATCGACGCCAGCAACAACACCGGCGCTGCTGTTAAGAAGCGCGAAGATACGCACAAAATGGCGGAAGCCAACAAAGCGTTCGCTCACTACCGCT contains:
- the rpsG gene encoding 30S ribosomal protein S7, with amino-acid sequence MPRKGPVTRRDVLPDPIYSSKLVTRLINRIMIDGKRGTAQKILYNAFNTIQERTGKDPMEVFEQAIKNIMPVLEVKARRVGGANYQVPIEVKPERRTSLGLRWLVNYSRLRGEKTMEERLASEIIDASNNTGAAVKKREDTHKMAEANKAFAHYRW